A part of Neodiprion pinetum isolate iyNeoPine1 chromosome 4, iyNeoPine1.2, whole genome shotgun sequence genomic DNA contains:
- the LOC138190849 gene encoding uncharacterized protein, which produces MVLLATAQALLISPTRLAHPVRMLIDPGSELTLIAQQLTLLLGLMPSDSRIPIIGVGSVPSGSTKGTVEISLRSTHSDDQVNLQAHVLPSLTVELPPVTISSQSWPHIADLDLADPKHLSPGRIDILVGADSYGLIIKPGVEEVPSTHEESLSAEEAECEAHFIATHSRDSSGRYIVRLPFKSNAPPLGHSKGIAQRSLARLLNRLSHQPELHRLYQDFLNEYESMGHMEKVQPQNTSTDGYYLPHHGVMRNNKIRVVFNGSSKTTSGYTVNDLLHTGPKTQNDIFDVLLYVRRHHYIFTTDVVKMFRQISVHQDDRKYQRILWVDDNSRIQEYELTTVTYGTKPPPYLSGRALQQLLLDEGHLFPLAKEPFEQGSYVDDVTGGADDLDSLNAIATQVEEMCLRGCFPLSKWKSNHPDFFKLRSSPSSCSETHEFSESSSKILGLTWQCAPDLLKFTDQSVQRPAITKRTILSETAQLFDPLGLISPVVVRAKVLMQDLWQEKVGWDDQLTPQIIHRWMTFRQELSQLSQLAIPRWLQLRSDDTEVEIHGFSDASLFAMAAVVYVKVSTPGESSKVTLVCSKTRVAPLNRLTIPRLELSAALLLSKLIKRVQSTLQLNHAHVTLWTDSSVSLAWINSDAMRWKEFVKNRVQAIQTTTPDATWKFVSGKHNPADCASRGLTPSQLITHNLWWSGPNWLTESPRLWPSFAAPTDQPADDEVRPSAVLTTTAPKLPFETLFDKDISLTKLLRITATIQRAAACFKRTPASNLTASPLNPADLQFALTFWIRATQQVHFASEIRAISQGKALAKSHPLTRLTAWIDQTGLLRVGGRLQNAQLEEDAKNSPILPRESRITTLCISNAHTRTMHGGTQLTLNYVRRYCWILGGRSPIKRHIHHCVTCVRIRGIRAQQRMGQLPARRVTPSLVFEHTGVDYAGPVSLKFFHGRGTRSYKAWIAVFVCFSTSAVHLELVTDYTAHGFLKAFRRFTARRGICKTLTSDCRTNFQGAYVILKRLLAGSTKESKHLQQLIANDGTKWKFNPPGAPHMGGKWEAAVKSIKHHLTRTNSDKILTYEDYSTLLTQVEAVLNSRPLSALSEDPDDLIALAPGHFIRGAALTTIPEPSLLDTPHNRLSRLEEIQQRFQLFWSHWSDACLKSHQTISKWNTTFHDINVGSLVLLSDERYPPSKWPLGRVTHIHPGKDDLTGVVTIETATSTYTRPIHKLVLLPIPRHKEDLQDVAPASSQLLLQRAEKGGEC; this is translated from the exons ATGGTGCTGCTAGCTACTGCCCAAGCTCTTCTCATCTCGCCTACTCGACTTGCACATCCAGTACGAATGCTGATTGACCCAGGCTCAGAACTCACGCTTATCGCCCAACAGCTTACTCTCCTGCTCGGTCTCATGCCCTCTGATTCTCGCATTCCAATCATTGGAGTCGGAAGCGTGCCGTCAGGATCAACAAAGGGTACTGTTGAAATATCTCTACGCTCTACGCACTCTGACGACCAGGTCAATCTCCAAGCGCACGTACTGCCATCTCTCACTGTCGAGCTGCCTCCAGTCACTATCTCCAGTCAATCCTGGCCTCACATCGCCGATTTGGATCTTGCTGATCCAAAACACCTATCACCAGGTCGAATTGACATACTCGTCGGAGCAGACTCGTATGGCCTGATAATCAAGCCTGGA GTCGAGGAAGTTCCATCGACTCACGAGGAATCTCTCAGCGCTGAAGAAGCTGAGTGCGAGGCTCACTTCATCGCAACGCACTCTCGCGACAGCTCAGGTCGCTACATCGTGCGTTTGCCATTCAAGTCAAATGCTCCGCCTCTTGGACACTCGAAAGGCATCGCACAACGCTCGCTAGCTCGACTACTAAATCGCCTATCGCATCAACCTGAACTTCATCGACTGTACCAAGACTTCCTCAACGAGTACGAGTCTATGGGTCACATGGAGAAAGTCCAGCCTCAAAACACCTCCACGGACGGATATTACTTGCCTCATCACGGCGTAATGCGCAATAATAAGATCCGAGTAGTGTTCAACGGCTCCTCCAAGACCACTTCAGGTTACACGGTCAACGACCTGCTGCACACTGGTCCTAAAACCCAGAATGACATCTTTGACGTGCTGCTCTACGTCAGACGTCATCACTACATCTTCACAACAGACGTTGTGAAAATGTTTCGCCAAATCTCGGTGCATCAAGACGATCGCAAGTATCAACGCATCCTCTGGGTCGACGACAACTCTCGAATCCAGGAGTATGAGCTCACGACAGTTACCTACGGTACCAAGCCTCCTCCGTACCTCTCAGGCCGCGCGCTGCAGCAATTGCTGCTCGACGAAGGTCACCTGTTCCCTCTCGCAAAGGAACCCTTCGAACAAGGCAGCTACGTTGATGATGTTACTGGCGGTGCTGATGATCTCGACTCGCTAAACGCCATCGCTACTCAAGTTGAAGAGATGTGCCTACGGGGATGCTTCCCACTGTCAAAGTGGAAAAGTAATCACCCTGACTTCTTTAAACTTCGCTCATCTCCATCATCCTGCTCCGAGACTCATGAATTCAGTGAGTCATCCTCCAAGATACTGGGTCTCACCTGGCAATGCGCTCCAGATCTGCTCAAGTTCACCGATCAGTCGGTACAAAGACCAGCCATCACCAAACGCACAATCCTGTCTGAGACAGCTCAATTGTTTGACCCTCTAGGGTTAATATCACCAGTCGTAGTTCGTGCTAAGGTGCTGATGCAAGATCTCTGGCAAGAAAAGGTCGGATGGGACGATCAACTCACTCCGCAGATTATTCATCGCTGGATGACATTCCGCCAGGAACTCTCTCAGCTCTCGCAACTAGCAATCCCTCGCTGGCTGCAACTTCGCTCTGACGACACGGAAGTCGAAATCCACGGCTTCTCGGACGCATCACTATTTGCAATGGCAGCTGTTGTCTACGTCAAAGTCTCAACTCCTGGGGAATCATCAAAGGTGACTCTGGTCTGCTCCAAGACACGAGTTGCGCCCCTGAATCGCCTAACAATACCACGATTGGAGCTTTCAGCTGCACTGCTCTTATCAAAACTCATCAAGCGAGTTCAATCGACTCTCCAACTCAATCATGCTCATGTTACCTTGTGGACAGACTCCTCAGTATCCCTCGCTTGGATCAACAGTGACGCAATGCGTTGGAAGGAGTTCGTGAAGAACCGGGTTCAAGCCATCCAGACAACTACACCTGATGCCACGTGGAAGTTTGTCTCAGGGAAGCACAACCCTGCAGACTGCGCCTCTCGAGGCCTGACACCCTCGCAACTTATCACACACAACCTCTGGTGGTCAGGACCCAACTGGCTCACTGAATCACCACGCCTCTGGCCTTCGTTCGCCGCTCCGACTGATCAACCAGCTGATGACGAAGTTCGACCAAGTGCTGTACTCACCACCACTGCTCCAAAACTACCGTTTGAAACTTTATTCGACAAAGACATCAGTCTCACGAAGCTTCTACGCATCACAGCTACAATTCAACGCGCAGCAGCATGTTTCAAGCGAACACCAGCATCAAACCTCACAGCATCACCGCTGAACCCAGCTGATCTGCAATTCGCGCTTACGTTCTGGATCAGAGCTACGCAGCAAGTTCACTTTGCCAGCGAAATTCGTGCAATTTCCCAAGGCAAAGCACTCGCAAAATCGCACCCGCTCACCAGACTCACCGCCTGGATCGATCAAACCGGTCTGTTACGAGTTGGTGGACGCCTGCAAAATGCTCAGCTGGAAGAAGATGCCAAAAATTCTCCAATTCTACCCCGAGAATCGAGAATCACTACGCTCTGCATCTCCAACGCACACACTCGCACCATGCACGGTGGTACGCAGCTCACACTCAACTACGTACGCCGATACTGCTGGATACTTGGTGGTCGCTCTCCTATCAAGCGTCACATTCATCACTGCGTCACCTGCGTTAGGATACGCGGAATACGCGCTCAACAACGCATGGGACAACTTCCAGCTAGACGTGTCACACCATCACTTGTCTTCGAACACACCGGAGTCGACTACGCAGGCCCAGTGTCTCTCAAGTTCTTCCATGGGCGTGGCACGCGCTCATACAAAGCGTGGATCGCAGTGTTCGTGTGTTTTTCAACATCTGCTGTTCACTTGGAGCTTGTCACCGATTACACCGCCCACGGTTTCCTGAAAGCCTTCAGACGCTTCACTGCACGACGCGGCATCTGCAAGACGCTCACCAGTGACTGCAGAACCAACTTCCAAGGCGCCTACGTCATCCTGAAACGACTGCTTGCTGGTTCCACCAAAGAATCAAAGCATTTGCAGCAACTCATCGCTAATGACGGCACCAAATGGAAGTTTAATCCACCAGGAGCTCCTCACATGGGTGGCAAATGGGAAGCTGCCGTGAAATCCATCAAACATCACCTCACTCGCACCAACTCAGACAAAATCCTCACATACGAGGACTACTCTACGCTACTGACTCAGGTTGAAGCAGTGCTGAATTCTCGACCCCTTAGTGCTCTGTCCGAAGATCCAGACGATCTCATCGCCCTTGCGCCTGGACACTTCATCCGAGGAGCAGCTCTCACCACGATACCTGAGCCATCACTTCTCGACACGCCTCACAACCGACTATCAAGGCTGGAAGAAATTCAACAAAGGTTCCAACTGTTCTGGTCTCACTGGTCAGACGCCTGCCTGAAATCTCACCAGACCATCTCCAAGTGGAACACCACATTCCACGACATCAACGTCGGATCGCTCGTCTTACTCTCGGACGAACGCTATCcaccgtcaaaatggccgttgggacGCGTCACGCACATTCACCCAGGCAAAGATGACCTGACAGGCGTCGTCACCATCGAGACTGCTACATCGACGTACACGAGACCTATACACAAGTTGGTACTCCTTCCGATCCCGAGGCACAAGGAAGATCTTCAAGATGTCGCTCCAGCTTCATCTCAACTACTTCTCCAACGAGCGGAGAAGGGGGGAGAATGTTGA
- the LOC138190850 gene encoding uncharacterized protein, giving the protein MGFRKGRSCTDAIFTLLSAIQLQFRHNDGREIYGIFVDFQRAFDSVPHGRLWQKLLDLKVSSKFINTMKSLYDQATMQVRTKEGLTEVFDVTEGVLQGESLSPDLFLLYLHDFEQFFRSKGLHGLDINGVVDILLLLYADDTVIFARSHMDLLRKLRALEEYCDLNQLTVNKSKTKILVFKAAGRIRECPTRYRTYKHTCLDLVNSYTYLGVEVSTSTRGLAALQSATNKAKSASGASLALLAKAKCVSWNAYNKIFDSMVSTVFLYAIPAWGLWYRNSLEAAQTFFFKKLFKLPRNTPDWAVRLEFGLDPMALKAMTSIWRWLIKTLRADDNCLHKICLLRLLNLAKNTTTASPHNWATQIRAFLMECDASDLIDSIDPNLWESEMESTLNRYQSILHSNDLSAARNSKSLEFSLPHAEPRVPVRYLLMKISLSSKRLIAQLRLSNKHNCFLITDNLMTKFARNSACQLCNLKEPDTVEHLLITCPYYVGFRNQYLQNSLCSSEQIPALFSSSDAKTLYAIVN; this is encoded by the coding sequence ATGGGCTTCAGAAAAGGGCGCAGCTGCACAGATGCCATTTTCACACTCCTCAGTGCCATTCAATTACAGTTTCGACACAACGATGGCAGAGAAATATACGGTATTTTTGTTGACTTTCAAAGGGCATTCGACTCGGTACCCCATGGGCGTCTGTGGCAGAAACTACTTGATCTAAAGGTCAGTAGCAAGTTTATCAACACAATGAAATCTCTATATGACCAAGCGACCATGCAGGTTAGAACCAAGGAAGGTCTCACGGAAGTCTTTGATGTTACTGAAGGCGTCCTACAAGGCGAATCTTTAAGTCCAGACCTGTTCCTACTATACTTGCACGATTTTGAGCAGTTTTTCCGATCTAAAGGTCTTCATGGCTTGGACATCAATGGAGTAGTCGACATTCTTTTGCTGCTGTACGCCGACGACACCGTAATCTTCGCCCGTTCGCATATGGATCTTCTACGCAAGCTGCGTGCCCTCGAAGAGTACTGTGACCTGAACCAGCTAACAGTCAACAagtcaaaaacaaaaattctcgtGTTCAAAGCAGCTGGTAGAATACGAGAATGCCCTACTCGGTATAGGACCTACAAACACACTTGCCTGGACTTGGTCAATAGTTATACCTACCTAGGTGTCGAGGTGTCCACCTCTACCAGAGGTCTGGCAGCACTACAGTCTGCTACTAATAAAGCAAAAAGTGCTTCAGGAGCGTCCTTGGCCTTACTGGCTAAAGCAAAGTGCGTCTCTTGGAACGCGTACAACAAGATATTTGACAGTATGGTCTCGACGGTATTTTTATACGCTATCCCAGCCTGGGGTCTCTGGTATAGAAACTCCCTGGAAGCTGCTCaaactttctttttcaagAAACTGTTCAAACTACCCAGGAACACCCCAGACTGGGCAGTACGTTTGGAGTTCGGACTCGATCCTATGGCTCTGAAGGCCATGACCAGTATATGGAGATGGTTGATCAAAACTCTTAGGGCGGATGACAACTGCTTGCACAAAATCTGCCTCCTGCGCCTCCTCAACCTGGCTAAAAACACCACGACCGCCTCACCGCATAACTGGGCCACACAGATAAGAGCTTTTTTAATGGAATGTGACGCGTCAGATCTAATTGATTCGATCGATCCCAACCTCTGGGAATCTGAGATGGAGTCCACTCTGAATCGGTATCAAAGTATCCTTCATAGCAACGACTTAAGCGCAGCAAGAAACTCCAAGTCACTCGAATTCTCCCTGCCTCATGCAGAACCTCGGGTCCCAGTCAGATATCTCCTAATGAAGATTTCGCTCAGCAGCAAGCGACTGATAGCCCAACTGAGACTTTCAAACAAACATAACTGCTTTTTAATCACAGACAACCTTATGACAAAATTTGCTCGGAACTCTGCATGTCAATTATGTAATCTAAAAGAGCCGGATACAGTCGAGCACTTACTGATCACCTGCCCCTACTACGTGGGCTTCAGGAATCAATATCTGCAAAATTCACTGTGCAGCAGTGAACAAATACCAGCATTATTCTCATCATCTGACGCAAAAACTCTCTATGCAATTGTCAACTAA